The Candidatus Binatia bacterium region TGGTGCGCGTAGAAGAACGACGTGAACGCGCCGCAGCGCTTGACGCGCACTTCGTATTCGGCGCGGCCGTCGTTGGCGTAGGCCGTGGGCTCAGGGATGCCGAGAACGGTCGGATCGTAGGGGTTGTGGCGCCCGAGCAGCGTGTGCTCGGCCAGCGTCACCTCGCCGCTGCTTTCCAGATGCAGGAAGTAGTTGTCGCGGGTCGACGGAACGACTCGAAAAGTGACACCCTTCGGGAGCACGATGTAGTCGCCGGGCTTGAAATCCAGGGGTCCGAACTCGGTTTCGACCACGCCTTCGCCGCGGTGGGTGAACCAGATCTCATCGCCGTCGGCATTGCGGTACCAGTACGGCATCGGCTCGCTGCGGCGGCTCACCGAGATCACCAGGTCGTCGTTGTAGAAACAGCGCGTGGGGCGCCCGCGCGAGTCGCTGCGATCGTCGGCGTCGATCTTCTGGCCGTCCAGGTCCAGCGGCGCGAAATCGCCCTCGACCCGGGTCCACGCCGTCGGCTCGTTGCGGCGGTACATTTCGGCCACTCGGCCCTGGAAGCCTCCGCGCCCGATCTCCTCTTCCTTCAGGCCCGACGGAACCCGCACGTGGGCCTGCTTCGGAACTTCGCCCTTGCTCAGGTGGATCCAGGACTTCACGAGAACAGGGTCCTTTGTGCGTAGAGCGTGTCCACGTACTCCTTGACGCCTGCGATCTTGCGATCCGCTTCGCCCGGGCCGCCGCGAACCTCGAACAGGAAATGGTAGAAGTTCGAGTAGTCGGCGCCTTTGGCGGTCGTCGCGCAGATGTGCACTTCGACGGCGACCTTGTGCTCGTCGGCGACCATGCCGAGGATCTCGATTTTCATCGGCTTGGGCGCATACAGCGACACGCCCTTGGCGAACATGCCGAGCACGGCGTCCTTTCCTTTGTAAGTACCGGCCATCGGCGACGAAGGCGGCACCCACCAGGTGACGTCGTCGGCGAAGGCGGCGACGACCTTGTCGCTGGCTCCGCTGGAGACCGCGTCGAAATAATCGCGGATCAGCTTCTTGTTCGCTTCGGGGGTGGATGCCATGTGCTGCTCTGCTCCTGTCGAGTGGCTTGGACGGGCGCCGATGCTACCCTCAGCGCGCCGCCCGAAGCAAGAACATGTTCTAGACCCGGCCCGGAACTCCTCGACATCGTTGGGGCAGCCGCGCCGCGGCCCGAAGGACGAGCGCGAGGAGACCAGTCCATGTCGGAAACTCCGAAAGCCTTTCACCTGACTCCCCGGATCCAGAAGTACGTCGTCGACCACAGCGCCGCGGTCGACGAAGTGCAGCGCTCGCTCATCGCCGAGACGGAGGGCCTGGGGTTCATTTCGATCATGCAGATCTCGCCGGAGCAGGGCGCGTTCATGGAGCTGTTCGCGCGCGCGATCGGCGCTCGCCGCATCATCGAGGTCGGCACTTTCACCGGTTACTCCGCGCTGTGCTTCGCGCGCGCCCTGCCCGAAGGCGGCAAGCTGCTGTGCTGCGACATCAGCGAAGAGTGGACCTCGATCGGACGTCGCCACTGGGAAAAGGCCGGCGTCGCCGGACGCATCGAGCTGAAGATCGCTCCTGCCGGCGAGACCCTCGCCGCGCTTCCGGCCGATCCTGTCTGGGACCTCGCGTTCATCGATGCCGACAAGGGCGGCTACCGGACCTACTACGAAGAGATCCTCGAGCGCCTGAGACCGGGCGGCGTCATTCTCGTCGACAACGTGCTGTGGATGGGAACCGTGGCCGATCCGACGATGGCAGGCGAAGACGTCGAAGCGATCCGCGCGTTCAACGACTTCGTCGCGTCCGACTCGCGTGTCGAGGTTGCAATGCTGACGATCGGCGACGGTCTTTCGATGATCCGCAAGAAGGGAGGCCACTGATGGAGCTGGGATTGATGGTCGGCTATTGGCAGGGCGGCGGTCCCTGGGATTTCGTCACGCACGCGCAACTTGCCGAGAGCCTGGGCTTCGAGTCGGTGTGGACGGCCGAAGCGTACGGGTCCGACGCGTTTTCTCCGCTTTGCTGGATCGGCGCCCACACGTCGCGGATCAAGCTCGGGACCGGCGTCTGCCAGATTTCCGCGCGCACGCCCGCTTGCGTCGCGATGACGGCAACTACCATCGATCACATGTCGGGCGGGCGGCTGATCCTCGGAATCGGCGTGTCCGGGCCGCAAGTGGTCGAGGGCTGGTACGGGATGCCGTTCGCGAAGCCTTTTACCCGCACGCGCGAGTTCATCGAGATCCTGCGCGCGATCTGGAAGCGCGAGGGGCCGGTTACCTACGAAGGCAAGTACTACCAGCTTCCGTATGGCGGCCCCGGCTCGGTGGGTCTAGGCAAGCCGCTGAAATCGATCACGCACCCGCTGCGCGAGCGCATCCCGATCTATCTCGGCGCCGAAGGCCCGAAGAACGTCAGGATGGCCACCGAGATCGCCGACGGCTGGCTGCCGCTGTTCTTCTCGCCGTACCGGCCGGAGGTGTACGCCGAGTCGCTGTCGCTCGTAAAGCCGGGCTTCGAGATCGCGTGCACTGCGCAGGTCGTCGTCGGCGACGACGTCGCGAGCTGCCTCATCCCGGTCAAGTGGATGCTCGCGTTCTACATCGGCGGCATGGGCGCCAAGGACAAGAACTTCCACATGAACATCATGGGACGCATGGGCTTCGAGGCCGAGGTCACCGAAGTGCAGCGCCTCTTCCTCGAAGGAAAGCGCGCCGAGGCGGCCGACGCGGTGCCAGACCAGCTTGCCGACGAGATTTCCCTGGTCGGCCCGCCGGGACGCATCAAGGAAAGGCTCGAGGCCTGGAAGAAGAGCCCGGTGACGAAGCTGCTGGCGGGAACCCAGGATCCGAACGCACTGCGCGCGCTGGCAGCGGCGATGTAGCTGGAGTCCTCGGCCGCGGGCGCGTTGCACCTGCGGCCGAGGACGCTAGGCGCGCGACGTGCCTTCGTCCATGCCGCTCGGGAACGCCTTCTCGAACTCGCCCTTGTAGATGTTCGGCCCGGCCGCGGTAAGCCCGCCGTCGACCACCAGCTCGATGCCGGTGACGAAGCGCGCGTCGTCGCTGGCCAGGAACACGGCTGCGCCGGCGATGTCGGTCGCGCGCCCGGCCGTCTTCATCGGCTGCGAGGCCGCCATGACGCCGTCCATCGCTTCCTCGTTTCCGCGGTGGACCAGCGGCGTGTTGATGCCCCCGGGGCAGATCGTGTTGGCGCGGATGTTGTTCCTTGCCAGCTGGACCGCCACCGCGCGCGTCATGTTGATGACGGCAGCCTTGCACGCGGTGTAGGCCACCGGTCCGCAGCCTCCGCTCAGGCCGGCAACCGAGCCGGTACTCAGAAGGCAGCCGCCCTGGCCCTGCTCGAGCATCACGCGCGCTCCGTGCTTCATGCCGAGGAACACGCCGCGCACGAGCACGGAAAACGTCTTGTCCCAAGCGGCGGCGTCGATTTTGTCGATCTTGCCGAGAGCGCCCGGGTAACCGGCATTGTTGAAGACGACGTCGAGGCGGCCGAACTGGGAGCGGGCCTTCTCGATCATTGCCGAGACTTCGGCTTCGTCGGCCACGTCGGTCCTTTGTGCGACGACGCTGGCGCGGAAGCCCTGGCCTGCCGCCAGCTCGAGCGTTTCGGCCAGAGTGCGGTCGTTGATGTCGCTGGCGACGACTTTTGCGCCTTCGGCCAGGAATCGAAGGACGGTATCGCGGCCGATGCCGCTGCCGCCGCCGGTGATCACCGCAACTTTGCCTTCCAGACGTCCTGCCATGTCGTGTCCTGCCTTGGGAATATTGCGTTCGAGCCGCGATTCTTAGTTGCGAACCGAAGCGGAGTCCAGAGCGCAAGGCCGCGTGACGAGGCCGGCGCCTGTGTTAAGGTGCGCCCCGAACCGGAGGAAAACACATGCAACGTTTCACGAGCTGGCTCAGGCATCGTCTCGCGCAGCGTCCAACGTGGATGAATGCGCTGATGCTGTTCGCGGCGTTCCACGTCTTCCTTTATTCGCCGTGGGACATTTTCGTAAAGCCGCTGGCCAGGGACCAGGACGTCTGGTTCGGCATCATCTTCACGGGATGGGCCGCCAAGGTCGGCGACACCCTTCATTTTCTCGTCTACGCGGTCGCGCTCTACGGGTTCTGGCGCATGCGCCGCTGGCTGCGGCCGTGGGCGGCGCTCTACGTCGGCCAGATGGCGTTCGGGATGCTGGTCTGGCCGATCCTCTATGTCGGCGGGTTTCGCGGGTGGCTGATGGGTATCGTCTCGGGCGCGGTTTTTGCGCTGCTTGCGTGCGCAATCTGGCGCTCCCGCGACGCGTTCCGCGAAAATCCGGTGGACTTCGTGCAGCGCTACGGCCGCTGGGCCGTCGTTACCGGCGCCACGGCCGGCATCGGCCTCGAATTCGCACGTGCGCTGGCGGCCCGCGGTGTCTCCTGCGTGCTGGCCGCACGCCGCGGCGACCGTCTCGAGACGCTGGCCGAAGAGCTGAAGGCGTCGAGCGGAGTCGATACGCGCATCGTCGAAGTGGACCTCGCAAGCGATGCCGGACCGGACGAGCTTGCCGACGCGGTGGCCGACCTCGACGTCGGGCTTCTCGTCAGCAATGCGGGAGTCGGTTACGCGGGGCGCTTCGAGAAGCAGGAGCTTTCGCGCCTGAAGCAGATGATCGCGCTCAACTGCACGGCCAACGTCACGCTCGCTGCGCGCCTGCTTCCGTCGATGCTGTCGCGGGGGCGCGGCGCCATCATCATCACCGGCTCGGTTGCAGGGCGCCAGCCGGTTCCATTCCACGGCCTCTACTCGGCGACCAAGGGTTTCGAGCTGCTTCTCGGCGAGGCGCTGTGGGCCGAGGTTCGCGACCGTGGCGTCGACGTGCTCGTGGTCCAGCCCGGGCCGGTGGCCACCGAGTTCGAGCAGGTGGCCGGCGAGGCGCGGCAGAATCCCGGCGCCGACGAGAGCCCTCAGTCGGTCGTCGAGACTGCGCTCGATGCGCTCGGCAAGCAGCCGTCGGTGGTCACGGGCTGGCTGAACGGGATCCGCGCCAACGCCAGCCGTTTCGTGCCGCGCACGCTGATGGTCTGCATCGCGAGCGATTTCATGGAGGGCCAGACGCCGGCGGCGATGCGTTGATGCGCCTGAGCCACGCGGTGCCGCCGAGCGCGTCCATCTGACGCAGAATCCACTGCTGTCGATGGCGCACGAAGGGCGACGGCGCATCGGCCCGGAAGCTCTCCGGATCGGGAAGAACGGCTGCGAGCAGCGCGCACTCGGGCGCAGTGAGCTGTCCCGGCGTCTTCGAGAAATAGTGCCGTGAGGCCGCGCCGATCCCGTAGATGCCGTCGCCCAGCTCGGCGACGTTCGCGTAGACGTCGAGGATGCGCCGCTTCGTCCAGATCTTCTCGACGATCACGGTAAGCGGCGCTTCCAGCGCCTTGCGCAGCCAGCTTCGGTCGGGCCACAGGAAGAGGTTCTTGGCCACTTGCTGGGAGATCGTGCTCGCCCCGCGCACGCTGCCGCCGCGGCTGTTGTGCTTTGCGGCGCTCTCGATGGCCTGGAAATCGAAGCCGGAATGCTCGGCAAACCTCTGGTCTTCGGCGGCGACCATTGCGACCAGGCAAAGAGGCGCGATCCCGGTGTGCGAAGTCCAGCGGTAGTCGATCCATCCGCCGCGATGGATGCTGTCCTCGACCATGAACGCCGTCAGCGGCGGCGGCACCACGGCCAGCACCGCGACGATGACGACCACCGTCGCGACGAATGCGAGCGTCAGCCTGAGGATCAGCAGCAGCAATCGAGGCGACGCAGCCGGCCGGAGCTCAGGCGCAGGTCGCCATTCCGCCGTCGACCGGGATGACGGCGCCGGTGACGTACGCTCCGGCGCGGGATGCGAGATAGATCGCGACGCCGGCCATGTCCTCGGGTTCGCCGATGCGTCCGCGCGGCACCTGGGCGACGATCATGTCTCCGAAGCGCTCGAGGGTTTCCTTCATCATCTTGCTCTGGAAAGGACCCGGCGCCACCGCGTTGACGGTGATGTTCTCGGACGCCAGGCGCTTGGCCAGGCTGCGGGTCAGGTGATGCACCGCCGCCTTGCTGGCCGAGTACGCGTACGTCTCGAGCACCGGCACGTGGATGCCGTCGATCGAGCCGATGTTGATTACTCGCGCCGGATCTTCCTTGGTCGCAGCGTTGCGGAGAAGCGGCAGCAGCTCACGAGTCAGGTTGAACACCGATTTGACGTTGGTCGCGAGCACTTTCTGGAAGGCATCGTCGCTGTAATCTTCCAGTGACGCTCCCCAGTTGGTCCCCGCGTTGTTGACGAGGACGTGCAGCTTCTGTTCCCGCGACGAAAGCCCGGACGCGAGAGCCTTGACGCCGTCTTCGGTGCTGATGTCGCCGGCGATCGCAATGCACGTGCCCGGCCCCGCGGCGTTCAGCTCGGCGGCCACTTCGTCGCAGGCCTGCTGCTTGCGCGACGCGACGTAGACGCGCGCGCCGGCCTCGACATAGCCGCGCGCGATCATCAGGCCGATGCCGCGCGAGCCGCCGGTGACCAGCGCCGTCTTTCCTTCGATCGAAAACAGGTTCTTCATCCGGATATTGTCTCCGCGGGCGCCGTTGCCGTCAGCTGGCGGCGGCCGCTGATTTCTGGTCGCTCTTCCTGCCGCTGTTTTTGCCGCTGTTTTTGTCGTTCTTTTTGGCCAGCGCGTGCTCGACGAGCACCAGGCGATCGTTGCCGAAATACATGTCGTCGCCGTCGATGAACATCGTCGGCGAGCCGAAGCCGCCGCGCGCGATCAACTCCTCGGTATTGGAACGCAGCTCGTCCTTGACTGCCGGATCGGCCGCGGCGGCAAGCAACGCTGCGGCGTCCAGCCCGATTCCCGCGGCGATGTCCGCGAGCACGTCGTCGCGCGAAATATCGCGCAGATCTCCCCAGTAGGCTTCGAAGACGCGGCGTGACCACAGCGGCAAGAGGCCGGTTCGATTCGCGACCAGGGCCGCGCGCATCGCCTTGACGCTGCTCACGGGGAAAACCGCCGGCTGGCCGATGCGCAGCCCGTACAAGGACGCCCAGTCCTGCAGGTCCTTCACGTACCAGCGCAGCTTCGGCATGACGGGGCTGCGGCGCTGCTCGTAGACGCTCTGGTTGACCGCGTTGAACACGCCGCCGACGAGGATCGGCCTCCACACGAGCGTGGCTCCGGCGCTGGCCGTCACTTCCTCGATGCGGTGGAACGCAAGGTAGGTCCAGGGGCTCGAGCAGTCGTAGAAGAATTCGAGGTTGGCCATGCGATTTCTGCGGCGGATTCGAAGATCCTGCGACGAAAAGGGCAGGGGGTCCAGCAGGCCGCAGATGTTGCCACGACGCCCGCGCGTTCCCAACCAGCGAGAGGGAAGCGGGCCGCGGCCCGCTGTGGCCATCGCGACGGTGCGCGGCTATGGTCGGCCGATGCCGCGCGAAAAACTCGCATTCGTGGCCTCGACGACTCCCGAAGCGCGCGAGGCGAAGGCGCGCCTGGTGGCGCGCTACGGCGGCGTCGCGGTCGGGGAGGCCGACGTGGTCGTCGCCCTCGGCGGCGACGGGTTCATGCTCGAGGCCCTGCACGGCCAGCTCCGGCGCTGCACGCCGATTTACGGCATGAACAAGGGGACGGTCGGCTTCCTGCTGAACGATTACAGCGAGGACGACCTCGTCGAGCGCATCCGCGGCGCGGTTTCGGCATCGATTCACCCGTTGTCGATGCATGCCAGCTGCCGCAACGGCGTTCTCGTGGACGCGGTCGCGATCAACGAGGTCGCGCTGCTGCGCCAGACCCGCCAGGCCGCCAAGATCCGCGTTTCGATCGACGGCCGCGTGCGCCTGGCCGAATTGATCTGCGACGGAGTGCTGGTGGCAACGCCGGCCGGCAGCACCGCGTACAATCTTTCTGCGCACGGGCCGATCCTGCCGGTCGGCTCCAACGTGCTCGCGCTGACGCCGATCAGCGCGTTCCGTCCGCGGCTGTGGCGCGGCGCGATCCTGCCGCGCGAGGTTTCGGTGCACTTCGAGGTTCTCGATCCCGGTCACCGCCCGGTCAGTGTCACGGCGGACACGACCGAGGTGCGCGACGTCGTCGACGTCCAGATCTGCGAGAACCGCGACGTGACGCTGCAGATGCTCTTCGATCCCGAGCACGCGCTCGAAGAGCGCATCCTCAAGGAACAGTTCATCCCGTAGCCCGGCGGCGTCGCCGTCAGCTTCCGGCGCTGGTCTCGGCGATCGGCGCCGGCGAATGCGTGTAGATCCGGTCTCCCTGGTTGGAGCCGTCGGCGTTGGCGCAGTTTCCGGCGGCGAAGAACCCGATGCGGCCGATCCTGGCGGCCGGCGCTTTCCAATCGAACGTCCATGACGTGCCGCCGGTCTGGCCGATCGCCGTGCCTCCGTAGTTGTGCTCGATGTAGGACCGCGTCCCCATCGCCGCCGGGAGCACCTGCGTCGTCGCACCGTCGGACGAGAATTCGCCGGCGCCCGAGCCGTCGCTCATCGCGATCGCCGTCATCTGGAAGCCCCAGCGCAGCACTTTCGCATCCTTGTGCGCCAGGTGCACCGTCAGCGTGTACGTCTTGCCGGGCTCGTACTTCGGCGGCACCCCGTCGATGGTGATCGAGCCGTCGCCGTCAGGGTTGGCGGGGAACTGGTTGTGGCACTGGATGCACAGGCTCTCGGCGGCCTGGCCGGCGATTGCGGGCGCACCCGTCACCGCCGGCTGAGGACCGGCCGAGGCGGCGAACGTGTTGCTCGCTCGCAGCACCAGCATGGATGCGACCAGCAGTGCAATGCGTGCGGCGCGCGCGCTCCGCCGGCCGGCGAGCCGGGCATCAGCCATTCGGATGCTCCGCAAAGCCCCGCAGCCATGCGGTCACTCCGCCAGCGAGATCCGCGACGCCGACCACGCGCGCGTCGCGCTGTTCGAGAATCGACGCGCTGCGGTCGCGCGCGTGAACGGTGACATCGTCGATGACGAAGTCGATGCCGGCAAGACTCTCCAGCGGCATGTCCCATCCGTCTACGTTTGCAATGGCCCCGCGGCGCGCGATCACCGCGAGCAGCCGCGGCGGCGCGAACAGCGCAAGCGTCGTCGAGAGCACGCCGCCTTGCCCGTCGCCGCCGAGCACGAACGGGCGCTCGAGCGCGAGGACGAAATTTTCGACCTCGCCGATCGCATCGGCGAAGCTCGCCGCTTCGGGCCGCTCGTGATCGTCGCCGAGGTACCACGAAAATCCGGCGTAGGAATCCGACGAGCGAAGGTTGCTCTGCATCGGGTTGCAGGGACGCGCGGCCTGCAGCGCGAAGATGTCCGGCTCGCTTCCAGCCAGGGTGCGCGCGTCGCCAAGTCCGCCGCCGGCGTCGCCGCCGCGCGCATGCAGCCAGACGACGACCGGAAGAAGGTCACCGGCGCTTCCCGCCGAGTGGGAGCGAAGGAGCGAGCAGTCCGGCGCAGGGCCGGAAGTCGGGCGCCCTGGCGGGTTCAGTCGATTTCCTTGACCGGCGCGGCCGCCGCGCCCTTTCCTGCGAGCATCGCGAACGTGATCGCCGGTCCGAGGGTGCCGCCGCCGCCGTAGTAGTACTGGCCGGTCGGCGACGCGATGCAGTTGCCGGCACCGTACAGGCCCGCGATCGGCTCGCCGTCGGCGCCGAGCACCTGCGCGCTCGCGCTGGTCGCCGGACCGCCGTTGGTGTCGAGCGTCCCGGCCGCAAGGATGATCGCGTACAGGTGACCGGTCGGGTCGATCGGATGCATCGTCGGATTGAGCGTCTGGCCGATTGCCTGCGAGGTGCCCTGGTTCGGATACGACCAGACGTGCGAGAACCAGAGGCGGTCGTAGAGTTTCTCGCCGCGATGGAAGTCGACGTCGATGCCGTGGCCGGCAAACTCGTTGTAGCGCTTGAAGGTCGTCGACAGCGTTGCGGCGAACCCTTCGTCGAGCCGTACGCCGCCGGTCTTCGGCGCGAGCCTCAGCAGACGCTGGTCGATCGCGTCGGCCAGCTCCTGGGGGTTGGCACCGGTGATCACGTACGGTGCCTGGGTTCCGGCCGGCGGGATCGGGAAACGTCCGCCGAACAACTCGGCGCTGCGCTGGTCGTAAACCATCAGCATCAGCATGTTCGGCCATTCGTGCCGCGAAGGATCCCACGCAAAATGCACGCGCGTGCGCTCGTTGTAGTTCGAGCATTCGTTGACGACGCGGCGCCCGTAGCGGTTGACGAGGACCATCGAGTCGCCCGGCGGCATGAAGACGTCGTCGGGAGTGCTCGAGAACTGCAGCGCCTGCTCGAGCACGATCTCGGCGCGCCACGCCGAGCTCATGTTGCCGAGGCGCGCTCCTGCGGCGGTGGCCATGTAGACGAAGTCGCCTTCGTTGGTCGGCACCGCGCAGCCGCCGAAGATCGGTCCGGGCTGGAACGCCGTGGTCAGCTCGCGATTCTGCGTGAAGCCGCCGCTTCCGAACACGACGCCTTTTTTGGCGCGAAGCCGCACGATCGTCTTGTCGATCTTTTCCGCCTCGATGCCGACGACCTCGCCGGCGTGGTTGCGAAGGATCGTCACGACACGGTGGCCCATCAGCGTCGCGATCTTGCGCGAGTCGATCGCGGCCCTGAGCTGGCGGACCATCTCGTCGCCGAGCCCGAACGAGCCGTCGGGTTTTTTCGCCCACAGGCGCCGGTCCACCGGCGTGATGTCGTCGACGGCTTCTTCGAAGTAATCGGGCATCGCGCCGAACGGCGGCATGTCGGCCGGCTGCGAGATCAGCGCTTTCATGTTCTCGAGCTCGTCGACGACGACGGGGCCGTTGTCGTAGAGGGCTTTGAGAAGGTCGTACTGGAGCTGGGAGAGGCCGAGCGTCTTGTCGTCGGCGCGAAAGAGCTGGGGATACGAAAAGCGCGCCATCTTCGCGATCGTCTTGTCGCGAGGCTCTTCGACGCCGCGCTCGCGCAGGAAGCGGTTGTTCGGGATCCAGTAGACTCCGCCGGACTTCGACGTCGTGCCGCCGAACAGCAGGGCCTTCTCGACGAGGGCCACCGACGCACCGGCCTCGTGCGCGAACAGCGCCGCGACCGATCCCGCCGCGCCGCTGCCGACGACGACGACGTCCACTTCCTGGTCGAACTTGAGCTTGTCGGCGGCGCGGGCCTCGCGCACGCCCGGCAGCGTAGCGGCGCCGGCACCGGCGGCGGCCACGCCCGCGAGCCTCAGAAAGTCACGGCGAGAAATTCCCGGACGCGCCGGCGGCGCGCCCCCTGCTGCGGAGCTGTCGTCGTTCACGCGCCGATCTCAGGCTGCAGCGGCGGCGCCGGTCGGCGCCGAGTAGAACTGCCGCGTCCACTGGCGGTACTCCCCGATCGGGCCGTCGGATTCGCAAAGGGCCGGCCGCGCCTGGAATCCCTTGTGTTCCCAGATCTGGAAGTCCTGCTGGATCGCCAGCGACTGGTCGTCCATGTACAGCTTGAGCAGCGCGCGCGTCTCGTCTTCGCTGCGGCCGTCCTTCTTGCCGATCACGCCGAAATGGATGCGCGTGATCTCGTCGTCGACCGGCGTGAGCCCTGCGACGATCACCGTCGTGAACATCCCGGAGTAGATCAGCCAGTCGAACCCGAGCCCCCAGTTCTGCGCCTGGATGTTGAAGTCGTCGCTGACGCCGCCCATCGTCTGCACGTCCTTGCGCGTCCAGATCGCCCACTTGAACATGTGCTGGTGGAATTCGTGGGAGCGATTCTTCGGCGCGTCCATCAGGTGCACGAAGTTGAAGTGGGGCCAGTCGATCGCGTTCTCCATGATGTCCTGGGGATGCGTGCGGACGTCCCAGGAGTATTTGTCGTAGCTGGAGGTCCAGTCGTCGGCGCCGAAGTACTCGATCGCCGGGATCTCGAAATCGGGCGCCGCGCCTTCGGCGTGGTACCAGACGAACACGAGCCCGCTGTGCTCGAGCACCGGGTAGGCGCCGGCGCGCGCCTTGGCGGGAATCTTGTCGGTGTACGGGATGTGGCGGCAGGTGCCGCCGGTATCGAACTGCCAGCTGTGGAAGGGACAGACGAGGCGGTTGCCTTCGACTTTTCCGCCATACCCGAAGTGGGCGCCGAGGTGAGGGCAGAACGGCTCGAAGGCCCCGGCTTTTCCGTCTTCGCCGCGGAACAGCACGATGTCGCGGCCGAGGTAGTGGACGGTCTTCACTTCGCCTTTGGCAAGCTCGTCCGAATAGCAGACCTGGTACCAGCTGTTGGGGATGCCGAACGGAAATCGGGCCATCGCGATGAACCTCCGGGGCAGATACGTGGGGTCAGGCACCAGCGGCCACGTGCGCAATCACGCCTCGGTGGATAGCTGGCGTCGGACCCCGGATTTCGCCCATATAGAACGTGTTCCAGTGCCCGTGCAAGGGGCGGGCGGCGCGGCTACCATGCGGCGCGCAGCCGCCGACGGGGCGGGGGCAGGCCGGGGGACCGGCCGGCGGCGGATCTGGCA contains the following coding sequences:
- a CDS encoding O-methyltransferase, with protein sequence MSETPKAFHLTPRIQKYVVDHSAAVDEVQRSLIAETEGLGFISIMQISPEQGAFMELFARAIGARRIIEVGTFTGYSALCFARALPEGGKLLCCDISEEWTSIGRRHWEKAGVAGRIELKIAPAGETLAALPADPVWDLAFIDADKGGYRTYYEEILERLRPGGVILVDNVLWMGTVADPTMAGEDVEAIRAFNDFVASDSRVEVAMLTIGDGLSMIRKKGGH
- a CDS encoding nuclear transport factor 2 family protein — protein: MASTPEANKKLIRDYFDAVSSGASDKVVAAFADDVTWWVPPSSPMAGTYKGKDAVLGMFAKGVSLYAPKPMKIEILGMVADEHKVAVEVHICATTAKGADYSNFYHFLFEVRGGPGEADRKIAGVKEYVDTLYAQRTLFS
- the mtgA gene encoding monofunctional biosynthetic peptidoglycan transglycosylase — its product is MLLLILRLTLAFVATVVVIVAVLAVVPPPLTAFMVEDSIHRGGWIDYRWTSHTGIAPLCLVAMVAAEDQRFAEHSGFDFQAIESAAKHNSRGGSVRGASTISQQVAKNLFLWPDRSWLRKALEAPLTVIVEKIWTKRRILDVYANVAELGDGIYGIGAASRHYFSKTPGQLTAPECALLAAVLPDPESFRADAPSPFVRHRQQWILRQMDALGGTAWLRRINASPPASGPP
- a CDS encoding LLM class F420-dependent oxidoreductase, translated to MELGLMVGYWQGGGPWDFVTHAQLAESLGFESVWTAEAYGSDAFSPLCWIGAHTSRIKLGTGVCQISARTPACVAMTATTIDHMSGGRLILGIGVSGPQVVEGWYGMPFAKPFTRTREFIEILRAIWKREGPVTYEGKYYQLPYGGPGSVGLGKPLKSITHPLRERIPIYLGAEGPKNVRMATEIADGWLPLFFSPYRPEVYAESLSLVKPGFEIACTAQVVVGDDVASCLIPVKWMLAFYIGGMGAKDKNFHMNIMGRMGFEAEVTEVQRLFLEGKRAEAADAVPDQLADEISLVGPPGRIKERLEAWKKSPVTKLLAGTQDPNALRALAAAM
- a CDS encoding SDR family NAD(P)-dependent oxidoreductase, which gives rise to MQRFTSWLRHRLAQRPTWMNALMLFAAFHVFLYSPWDIFVKPLARDQDVWFGIIFTGWAAKVGDTLHFLVYAVALYGFWRMRRWLRPWAALYVGQMAFGMLVWPILYVGGFRGWLMGIVSGAVFALLACAIWRSRDAFRENPVDFVQRYGRWAVVTGATAGIGLEFARALAARGVSCVLAARRGDRLETLAEELKASSGVDTRIVEVDLASDAGPDELADAVADLDVGLLVSNAGVGYAGRFEKQELSRLKQMIALNCTANVTLAARLLPSMLSRGRGAIIITGSVAGRQPVPFHGLYSATKGFELLLGEALWAEVRDRGVDVLVVQPGPVATEFEQVAGEARQNPGADESPQSVVETALDALGKQPSVVTGWLNGIRANASRFVPRTLMVCIASDFMEGQTPAAMR
- a CDS encoding NAD kinase produces the protein MPREKLAFVASTTPEAREAKARLVARYGGVAVGEADVVVALGGDGFMLEALHGQLRRCTPIYGMNKGTVGFLLNDYSEDDLVERIRGAVSASIHPLSMHASCRNGVLVDAVAINEVALLRQTRQAAKIRVSIDGRVRLAELICDGVLVATPAGSTAYNLSAHGPILPVGSNVLALTPISAFRPRLWRGAILPREVSVHFEVLDPGHRPVSVTADTTEVRDVVDVQICENRDVTLQMLFDPEHALEERILKEQFIP
- a CDS encoding 2-hydroxychromene-2-carboxylate isomerase, with the translated sequence MANLEFFYDCSSPWTYLAFHRIEEVTASAGATLVWRPILVGGVFNAVNQSVYEQRRSPVMPKLRWYVKDLQDWASLYGLRIGQPAVFPVSSVKAMRAALVANRTGLLPLWSRRVFEAYWGDLRDISRDDVLADIAAGIGLDAAALLAAAADPAVKDELRSNTEELIARGGFGSPTMFIDGDDMYFGNDRLVLVEHALAKKNDKNSGKNSGRKSDQKSAAAAS
- a CDS encoding SDR family oxidoreductase, encoding MAGRLEGKVAVITGGGSGIGRDTVLRFLAEGAKVVASDINDRTLAETLELAAGQGFRASVVAQRTDVADEAEVSAMIEKARSQFGRLDVVFNNAGYPGALGKIDKIDAAAWDKTFSVLVRGVFLGMKHGARVMLEQGQGGCLLSTGSVAGLSGGCGPVAYTACKAAVINMTRAVAVQLARNNIRANTICPGGINTPLVHRGNEEAMDGVMAASQPMKTAGRATDIAGAAVFLASDDARFVTGIELVVDGGLTAAGPNIYKGEFEKAFPSGMDEGTSRA
- a CDS encoding SDR family NAD(P)-dependent oxidoreductase, with protein sequence MKNLFSIEGKTALVTGGSRGIGLMIARGYVEAGARVYVASRKQQACDEVAAELNAAGPGTCIAIAGDISTEDGVKALASGLSSREQKLHVLVNNAGTNWGASLEDYSDDAFQKVLATNVKSVFNLTRELLPLLRNAATKEDPARVINIGSIDGIHVPVLETYAYSASKAAVHHLTRSLAKRLASENITVNAVAPGPFQSKMMKETLERFGDMIVAQVPRGRIGEPEDMAGVAIYLASRAGAYVTGAVIPVDGGMATCA
- a CDS encoding homogentisate 1,2-dioxygenase — its product is MKSWIHLSKGEVPKQAHVRVPSGLKEEEIGRGGFQGRVAEMYRRNEPTAWTRVEGDFAPLDLDGQKIDADDRSDSRGRPTRCFYNDDLVISVSRRSEPMPYWYRNADGDEIWFTHRGEGVVETEFGPLDFKPGDYIVLPKGVTFRVVPSTRDNYFLHLESSGEVTLAEHTLLGRHNPYDPTVLGIPEPTAYANDGRAEYEVRVKRCGAFTSFFYAHHPLDVVGWKGDLFPFRFHNLDFRAVVSDRNHVPPTAFALFQGTGWVICNFVPRPAEMERGTARLPYYHRNMDYDEIGFLHDGTMMGAPMLRATFMVHPRGSVHGPGEEARAMAEQHWDAISYYDLQAVNIDAVKPLAIAPEARATARSAVQLIQGG